A genomic stretch from Gopherus flavomarginatus isolate rGopFla2 chromosome 3, rGopFla2.mat.asm, whole genome shotgun sequence includes:
- the NOCT gene encoding nocturnin isoform X2, which produces MLEEEPAAAAACSMGNSTSRLYSTLAKTLNSSAAAQHREYLEQSDSEQLDPIDPKDLLQECQAVLQKRPPRLQRDFVDLRADSASSHHPIRVMQWNILAQALGEGKDNFVQCPVEALKWEERKCLILEEILAYQPDILCLQEVDHFFDTFQPLLSRLGYQCTFFPKPWSPCLDVEHNNGPDGCALFFLKGRFTLISSVNIRLTAMKLKTNQVAIAQTLRCTETGKLFCIAVTHLKARTGWERFRSAQGCDLLQNLKNITQGAEIPLIICGDFNAEPTEEVYKEFSNSSLNLNSAYKLLSADGQSEPPYTTWKIRPSGECRHTLDYIWYSQHALNVNSALGLLTEEQIGPNRLPSFNYPSDHLSLVCDFSFNQDPDRLL; this is translated from the exons CGTGTTCCATGGGAAACAGTACGAGCAGGCTATATAGCACTCTTGCTAAGACATTGAACAGCAGTGCTGCCGCCCAGCATCGGGAATACTTGGAACAGTCAGACTCGGAGCAGCTGGATCCCATAGATCCTAAAGATCTGCTTCAAGAATGCCAGGCTGTTCTTCAAAAACGCCCTCCCCGACTCCAGAGAGACTTTGTAGACCTGAGAGCAGATTCTGCCAGCTCCCATCATCCCATTAGGGTCATGCAGTGGAACATTCTTGCACAAG CTCTTGGAGAAGGCAAGGACAACTTCGTTCAGTGCCCCGTGGAAGCTCTCAAGTGGGAAGAAAGGAAATGCCTCATTCTGGAGGAAATCCTTGCATACCAACCAGACATTTTGTGCTTGCAAGAAGTGGACCATTTTTTTGATACCTTTCAGCCACTCCTTAGTCGGCTAGGCTACCAGTGTACTTTCTTCCCTAAGCCATGGTCCCCTTGTTTAGATGTGGAACATAACAATGGGCCAGATGGCTGTGCCTTGTTTTTTCTCAAGGGCCGCTTTACATTGATCAGCAGTGTTAATATCCGTCTAACTGCAATGAAGCTAAAAACCAACCAAGTGGCCATAGCCCAGACGCTGAGATGCACTGAAACTGGGAAGCTGTTCTGCATTGCAGTCACTCATCTGAAAGCCCGTACTGGCTGGGAGAGATTTCGATCAGCACAAGGCTGCGATCTTCTACAGAACCTAAAAAATATTACTCAAGGAGCAGAGATCCCTCTAATAATCTGTGGAGACTTCAATGCAGAACCCACCGAAGAAGTTTACAAGGAATTCTCTAACTCCAGTCTCAACCTGAATAGTGCTTACAAGCTGCTGAGTGCAGATGGGCAATCAGAGCCTCCTTACACTACATGGAAGATCCGGCCCTCTGGAGAGTGCAGGCACACACTGGATTATATCTGGTATTCCCAGCATGCCTTAAATGTAAACTCTGCTCTTGGCTTGCTGACTGAAGAACAAATTGGACCCAACAGGCTGCCATCCTTCAATTACCCTTCAGACCATCTGTCTTTGGTGTGTGACTTCAGCTTTAATCAAGACCCTGACAGGCTTTTATAA